A portion of the Verrucomicrobiota bacterium genome contains these proteins:
- a CDS encoding methyltransferase domain-containing protein — MAATPDEDHSNLQVEAAHYGEGYDALYRWISYWYQLREVRRLRPASMLEIGVGNGTVSGRLAADGIAVTTCDFDARLRPTVCGDVRRLPFADGQFDLVLCAQVLEHLPFGEFPNLLDEIGRVSRRYAVITLPCSRAGLFLVPTFLGAATAPRLALRLPMPNWLGKLFFKQHEWEIGRFRYPLRTVRRAIRAVGWRIVREVQPILNTYHYFFVLEKELADRAE; from the coding sequence TTGGCAGCAACACCTGACGAGGACCACTCGAACCTGCAGGTCGAGGCCGCGCACTACGGCGAGGGCTACGATGCGCTCTATCGCTGGATCAGCTACTGGTACCAGCTTCGCGAGGTGCGCCGGTTGCGGCCCGCTTCGATGCTCGAGATCGGCGTCGGCAACGGCACGGTGAGCGGCCGGCTCGCCGCCGACGGGATCGCCGTGACGACGTGCGACTTCGACGCGCGCCTGCGCCCCACCGTGTGCGGCGACGTCCGGCGTCTGCCGTTTGCCGACGGGCAGTTCGACCTCGTGCTCTGCGCCCAGGTGCTCGAGCACCTGCCGTTCGGCGAGTTCCCCAACCTGCTCGACGAGATCGGACGTGTGAGCCGTCGGTATGCGGTCATCACGCTGCCATGTTCGCGTGCCGGATTGTTTCTTGTGCCGACCTTCCTCGGCGCGGCCACCGCGCCCAGACTGGCGCTGCGGCTACCGATGCCCAACTGGCTCGGCAAGCTGTTCTTCAAGCAGCACGAGTGGGAGATCGGGCGCTTCCGCTACCCGCTGCGCACCGTGCGGCGCGCTATCCGCGCCGTCGGCTGGCGCATCGTGCGCGAGGTCCAGCCCATCCTCAACACCTACCACTACTTCTTCGTGCTGGAGAAGGAACTTGCAGATCGCGCGGAGTGA